The following proteins come from a genomic window of Vallitaleaceae bacterium 9-2:
- a CDS encoding MBOAT family O-acyltransferase: MVFSSISFIYYFLPVVLLLYAATPYRYKNITLFVSSLIFYFAGEPVFFLLLILSSIIDYTHSRTIERYRGTPKAKRALVRSIIMNLGLLVFFKYGNFIVDNLNTLLSINIDIPDIPLPIGISFFTFQTMSYTIDVYRGQAKAQKSFLGVGTFVALFPQLIAGPIVRYKSVEKELTQRVHSLDLFGEGVSRFVVGLGKKVLLANTLAVLVEKTLSVSDPSVLQYWLGAIGFVFQIYFDFSGYSDMAIGLGKMFGFHFPENFNYPYMARSITDFWRRWHMSLGQWFRDYVYIPLGGNRVTKKRWFLNILIVWFLTGLWHGASWNYVLWGVLFGAVLIFEKFVGLKWLQKIPKIFCHAYVLGIVLVSFVIFKYESTQDMLEVFRGMFGQLDIPLVSRESMMDLRQYIVTFLIAGIGTTSWPKRWAQTLSRSNTLKKLYSPIAVISLFMLMMMTTGYLVDGSFNPFLYFRF; this comes from the coding sequence ATGGTTTTTTCAAGTATTAGTTTTATATATTATTTTTTGCCGGTGGTGTTGTTGCTCTATGCAGCAACACCATATCGTTATAAGAATATTACACTATTTGTCAGTAGTTTGATTTTCTACTTTGCTGGGGAACCTGTTTTTTTCCTGCTATTGATTTTATCGTCCATCATTGATTATACTCATAGTCGTACGATTGAGCGATATCGTGGAACGCCAAAAGCAAAAAGGGCTTTGGTGCGTTCCATTATAATGAATCTGGGGCTGTTGGTATTTTTTAAGTATGGCAACTTTATTGTAGATAATTTAAATACTTTGCTGTCGATTAACATAGATATTCCTGACATACCCCTACCCATAGGGATTAGCTTTTTCACCTTTCAGACAATGAGTTATACGATTGATGTGTATCGTGGTCAGGCTAAAGCACAAAAAAGTTTTTTAGGTGTAGGAACGTTTGTTGCATTATTTCCTCAACTGATTGCAGGACCTATTGTACGGTATAAATCTGTTGAAAAAGAGTTGACACAACGAGTTCATTCATTGGATCTTTTTGGTGAAGGTGTATCGCGATTTGTTGTTGGATTGGGGAAAAAAGTGCTTTTAGCCAACACACTAGCTGTTTTAGTTGAAAAAACATTATCGGTTAGTGACCCGTCAGTATTACAGTATTGGCTGGGAGCGATTGGGTTTGTTTTTCAGATTTATTTTGACTTTTCAGGGTATAGTGATATGGCAATAGGTTTAGGAAAAATGTTTGGTTTCCATTTTCCGGAAAACTTCAATTATCCCTACATGGCAAGAAGCATAACTGATTTTTGGCGTCGTTGGCATATGTCTCTAGGACAGTGGTTTCGAGATTATGTATATATCCCTCTCGGTGGAAATCGGGTCACAAAAAAGCGTTGGTTCTTGAATATTTTAATAGTCTGGTTCTTGACAGGGCTTTGGCATGGAGCCAGTTGGAATTATGTCTTATGGGGTGTGCTTTTTGGCGCTGTTTTGATTTTTGAAAAGTTTGTAGGACTAAAATGGTTACAAAAGATACCCAAAATTTTTTGTCATGCCTATGTCCTTGGTATTGTCTTGGTAAGTTTTGTGATATTTAAGTACGAATCGACGCAAGATATGCTTGAAGTATTTCGCGGAATGTTTGGACAACTTGATATACCGCTAGTCAGTCGAGAGAGTATGATGGATCTGCGTCAATATATCGTTACCTTTCTCATCGCTGGAATTGGAACGACATCATGGCCAAAGAGGTGGGCTCAAACATTAAGTCGAAGTAATACGTTAAAAAAATTATATTCTCCAATTGCAGTAATTTCACTTTTTATGTTAATGATGATGACAACAGGGTACTTGGTGGATGGTTCATTTAATCCATTCTTGTATTTTAGGTTTTAA
- a CDS encoding TIGR03915 family putative DNA repair protein has protein sequence MILLYDDSFYGLLTCIFEHYYVERIQEIYGKTVFQGSLIDETRFVVTDEEKAQRVERAIREKLSYEGYIALYRTFLSNDYHKDCYILKYLKHAFKLGKKIDQYYSEPFVINIRKLNRKVGFEAHRFLGLIRFEQRGPFLYAKFEPDHDILPLIADHFSDRLQEEQVIIHDIKRKKAVLANKGRWIIQEVSSEDDKGIFAEYPIDQQEELLQKMWKGYFEHIAIEGRYNPKCQQNFVPKKYQKNLLEFK, from the coding sequence ATGATTTTATTGTATGATGATAGTTTTTATGGGCTTTTGACCTGCATATTTGAACATTATTATGTGGAACGTATACAAGAGATATATGGAAAAACAGTGTTTCAAGGATCGCTTATTGATGAGACACGCTTTGTGGTAACAGATGAAGAAAAAGCACAACGTGTAGAGCGAGCTATACGTGAAAAGCTGTCCTATGAGGGGTATATTGCCTTGTACCGTACTTTTTTGTCCAATGATTATCACAAAGATTGTTATATTCTTAAGTATTTGAAGCATGCATTTAAGCTGGGGAAAAAAATTGATCAATATTATAGTGAGCCTTTTGTTATTAACATTCGCAAGCTAAATAGAAAAGTTGGTTTTGAAGCACACCGCTTTTTAGGATTAATTCGTTTTGAACAACGCGGTCCTTTTTTGTATGCAAAATTTGAACCGGATCATGATATATTGCCATTGATTGCAGACCATTTTTCAGATAGATTACAAGAAGAGCAAGTGATTATTCATGATATAAAAAGAAAAAAAGCAGTATTGGCGAACAAGGGACGATGGATTATTCAAGAGGTTAGTTCTGAGGATGACAAAGGTATTTTTGCTGAATACCCTATAGATCAACAAGAAGAGTTGTTGCAAAAAATGTGGAAGGGATATTTTGAACACATAGCCATTGAAGGACGCTATAATCCAAAGTGTCAGCAAAATTTTGTGCCTAAAAAATATCAAAAAAATTTGCTGGAGTTCAAATAA
- a CDS encoding putative DNA modification/repair radical SAM protein has translation MLSEATMEKLTVLADAAKYDVSCSSSGVGRKNTGGIGNSASCGICHSWSADGRCISLLKILMTNVCAYDCAYCVNRVSNDVKRASFTPEEIAQLTIEFYRRNYIEGLFLSSAVEISPNNTMERIVKVLQLLRRQYHFGGYIHVKAIPGADPLLIKEAGYLADRMSVNIELATEDSLKLLAPQKSIKKLYLPMQEIKEGINHAKEEQGIYRHAPSFVPAGQSTQMIVGATVDTDQSILFRSENLYNHFNLKRVYYSAYMPVNEGAKLPSLQTEPPLLREHRLYQADWLLRFYHFSADELLSVQQPNLDMDVDPKMMWALRHLEQFPIEINKASYQELLRIPGIGVTSARRIMAQRRVQMITYDALKKMGVVLKRARFFLTCQGRYYGDAVMNEEHIRRQVAPPQQHHQVSLYELGAIS, from the coding sequence ATGTTGAGTGAGGCAACAATGGAAAAGTTAACCGTTTTGGCAGATGCGGCAAAGTATGATGTGTCATGTTCATCAAGTGGCGTTGGACGAAAGAATACAGGAGGTATTGGCAATTCTGCAAGCTGTGGAATATGTCATTCATGGTCAGCTGATGGACGATGTATTAGTTTGTTAAAAATTCTTATGACAAATGTTTGTGCATATGACTGTGCATATTGTGTCAATCGAGTATCGAATGATGTTAAGCGTGCAAGCTTCACTCCAGAAGAGATTGCTCAATTAACAATTGAATTTTACCGAAGAAATTATATTGAAGGACTTTTTTTGAGTTCTGCGGTGGAGATAAGTCCAAATAATACTATGGAGCGCATTGTCAAAGTGTTGCAACTATTGCGCAGACAATACCATTTTGGAGGTTATATTCATGTTAAGGCGATTCCGGGAGCCGATCCTTTATTGATCAAAGAAGCGGGGTACTTGGCTGACCGTATGAGTGTCAACATTGAATTAGCAACAGAAGATAGTTTGAAGCTTTTGGCGCCACAAAAATCAATTAAAAAGCTATATTTGCCCATGCAAGAAATTAAAGAGGGAATCAATCATGCAAAAGAAGAGCAAGGCATATATCGACATGCACCGTCATTTGTCCCGGCAGGTCAATCGACACAAATGATTGTTGGGGCAACCGTAGATACAGATCAATCTATTCTTTTTCGAAGTGAAAACTTATATAACCATTTTAACCTTAAACGTGTTTATTATTCAGCATATATGCCGGTTAATGAAGGGGCGAAACTACCATCGCTTCAAACAGAGCCTCCTTTGCTACGTGAACATCGATTATATCAGGCGGATTGGCTATTAAGATTTTATCATTTTTCAGCGGATGAACTATTAAGCGTTCAGCAACCGAATTTAGACATGGATGTTGATCCAAAGATGATGTGGGCACTTCGACATTTGGAACAATTTCCTATTGAGATTAATAAAGCTTCATATCAAGAGTTACTTCGGATACCTGGAATTGGTGTGACTTCAGCACGGCGAATTATGGCTCAACGCCGTGTTCAAATGATTACATATGATGCATTAAAAAAAATGGGAGTAGTTTTAAAACGGGCAAGGTTTTTCTTGACATGCCAAGGTCGATATTATGGAGATGCTGTGATGAATGAAGAACATATACGACGACAGGTTGCTCCACCGCAGCAACATCATCAAGTTTCACTTTATGAGTTGGGGGCTATCTCATGA
- a CDS encoding DUF5704 domain-containing protein — protein MKKYNIFIVLILSLLLNGALSLEIMAVEVSNAMQVAYDEVVLQRPAWGVRFPIEAFDTDVWNAYEVLVLDNAGTFPSSLAGLKEPDGSPNSYNREAGEYRYIGKNPDGYLVNNPKYPDDHSGSAIINTYDWQENENEKTMLEQYITSPEDQAFYEKEIFHFLEQEYGPRFDETEDPSGWLDNAIVIVPASSTGSGVIKYMHKWDSNKDGVAEEWYITVNLRAMEDVIEEITQEEGEDRVDIPSSQLDSQATAVIQADPRGNEAFDASVAVPASDPLYIQIQGMEYLHALDYQHVYGTKNYSVTVSRRYKLVKGVKDKETGEVRRVSRTTTRSKTYAIPRTYDFYRIENLSVFALDQGIVTNEALPGGQHTLQSSVKPPQVVMERGGELQEHIIDPVSDPIVINLPQKTLGSKSRRSYPSIPNENFRPTAEAAVGQIRVKNDGLTFNGEVLLDNGLYETKTPIPRPIPPASLNSTEDLYQGGLHIPATMSNGLKPSEGELVYKTVIDTRESNGRREAIEQINDVTVHTPVVCYPVLDAISKQTQQLTYDPEPLQLVIGERFHIDYPKKGQHMEARGYGDRDYSAYFEVKQVAFPFDVYVGTGYDGLYFPKNTWGNFNSLEATFFIPAWERELEGEIMFRSIPINHQDILTDPYEYYANRDITKYKAVESMAFKLSSKLYDFQVTACPDDYWTDHVSKEAPYRAIDLPIKPKDTRRVGTPKEGIMLGYPIVFDVRTNGDLYHPEDTLSIEPYYTYVPVRNGVADYSQRQAVDVYVSRYDQVVAFEGKVTLTAKDRIFIGDTSWGPTSMDQGVKKRSVQQWKGRFHLPNMAYFLPKGTDITRLGHINLGADPFLHDGYIVVGFKMVAHKQGKGAYLGYNNGWTEEGFKTRQGMETYQLGDIAIYSSSRRASQTYR, from the coding sequence ATGAAAAAGTATAATATATTCATTGTGTTAATTCTTTCATTGCTACTTAATGGAGCATTATCATTAGAGATAATGGCAGTAGAAGTATCGAATGCAATGCAGGTGGCATATGACGAAGTTGTTTTGCAAAGACCTGCTTGGGGAGTAAGATTTCCGATAGAAGCCTTTGATACAGATGTATGGAATGCATACGAAGTTTTGGTGCTTGATAATGCAGGTACATTTCCTTCTAGCTTGGCTGGTTTAAAAGAGCCGGATGGTTCACCTAACAGCTATAACCGTGAGGCAGGTGAGTACCGTTATATCGGAAAAAATCCTGATGGATACTTGGTCAATAATCCAAAGTATCCAGATGATCATAGCGGCTCAGCAATCATCAATACCTATGATTGGCAAGAAAATGAAAATGAAAAAACGATGCTTGAACAATATATTACATCACCCGAAGATCAGGCGTTCTATGAAAAAGAAATCTTCCATTTTTTAGAGCAAGAATACGGTCCACGCTTTGATGAAACCGAGGACCCGAGTGGCTGGCTGGATAATGCTATCGTTATTGTTCCTGCATCCTCAACAGGCAGTGGTGTCATCAAGTATATGCATAAATGGGACTCCAATAAAGATGGTGTTGCCGAAGAGTGGTACATTACCGTCAACCTAAGGGCGATGGAAGATGTTATAGAGGAGATTACCCAAGAAGAGGGAGAAGACCGGGTGGACATTCCTTCATCACAGTTAGATAGTCAGGCAACGGCGGTGATTCAGGCAGATCCACGAGGTAATGAAGCTTTTGATGCATCGGTTGCAGTGCCGGCATCAGACCCTCTCTATATCCAGATACAGGGGATGGAGTATCTTCACGCCTTAGACTATCAACATGTCTATGGAACGAAGAACTATTCTGTGACCGTGAGTCGGCGTTATAAGCTCGTAAAAGGGGTTAAGGATAAGGAGACGGGAGAAGTACGGCGCGTATCAAGAACGACCACACGCAGTAAAACCTATGCGATTCCAAGGACATATGATTTTTATCGAATTGAAAATCTAAGTGTGTTTGCTCTTGACCAAGGGATAGTGACCAACGAAGCCTTGCCGGGAGGACAACATACACTTCAAAGCTCAGTGAAGCCACCTCAGGTAGTGATGGAAAGAGGCGGCGAACTTCAGGAGCATATCATTGATCCGGTCTCAGACCCTATTGTTATTAATCTTCCGCAAAAGACATTGGGAAGTAAAAGCCGACGGTCCTATCCATCGATTCCAAATGAAAACTTCCGTCCGACAGCAGAGGCGGCAGTGGGACAGATACGTGTCAAGAATGATGGCTTAACCTTTAATGGGGAAGTACTTCTGGATAATGGGCTTTATGAAACAAAAACACCCATTCCGCGACCGATTCCACCCGCATCACTTAATAGTACGGAGGATCTGTATCAAGGCGGACTACATATACCGGCGACTATGTCGAATGGATTGAAGCCATCTGAAGGTGAGTTGGTATATAAGACAGTCATTGATACTCGAGAAAGCAATGGGCGTAGGGAAGCGATTGAACAGATCAACGATGTAACGGTGCATACGCCAGTGGTCTGCTATCCTGTTCTTGATGCGATCAGTAAGCAAACCCAGCAACTGACATATGATCCGGAGCCACTCCAACTGGTTATCGGAGAACGATTTCATATCGATTATCCGAAGAAGGGGCAGCATATGGAGGCGCGAGGATATGGAGACCGAGATTATAGTGCCTACTTTGAGGTTAAGCAAGTGGCATTTCCGTTTGACGTCTATGTGGGCACCGGATATGATGGACTGTACTTTCCTAAAAATACCTGGGGGAACTTTAACAGCCTGGAAGCGACGTTCTTTATTCCGGCATGGGAGCGAGAGTTGGAGGGGGAGATTATGTTTCGCTCCATTCCCATCAACCATCAAGATATCTTAACAGATCCATATGAATACTATGCGAATCGAGATATTACAAAGTACAAGGCAGTGGAATCCATGGCATTTAAGCTATCCAGTAAGCTTTATGATTTTCAGGTGACAGCATGCCCGGATGATTATTGGACAGACCATGTATCAAAGGAAGCACCATATCGCGCCATAGACCTACCTATAAAACCTAAGGATACAAGGCGGGTGGGAACTCCCAAGGAAGGGATTATGTTGGGGTATCCCATAGTCTTTGATGTTAGGACAAACGGGGATTTGTACCATCCGGAAGACACGCTTTCGATTGAGCCTTATTATACCTATGTCCCTGTACGCAATGGGGTAGCAGACTATAGTCAAAGACAAGCCGTCGATGTTTATGTGAGTCGATATGATCAAGTGGTAGCTTTTGAAGGCAAGGTGACTTTAACGGCGAAGGATCGAATCTTTATAGGAGATACGTCGTGGGGACCGACATCAATGGATCAAGGGGTGAAAAAGCGTTCAGTGCAACAATGGAAGGGAAGGTTCCACTTGCCGAACATGGCGTATTTTTTACCGAAGGGAACGGATATCACCCGATTGGGACACATCAATCTAGGAGCTGATCCGTTTTTGCATGATGGTTATATTGTTGTAGGATTTAAGATGGTGGCGCATAAACAAGGTAAGGGTGCTTACTTAGGATATAACAATGGTTGGACAGAGGAGGGCTTTAAGACGCGTCAAGGTATGGAGACATATCAGTTAGGCGATATAGCCATCTATAGTTCAAGCCGACGTGCAAGTCAAACCTATCGATAA
- a CDS encoding S-layer homology domain-containing protein has translation MNTLKGTAYVLTCLIMLSFFTPIYGARSTDVNTSDWFYDAVERLSEDDRGIIVGYPDGTFRPQTKLARDQFITMVVRALGEEPGNSEGYWAQNYIDKAMELGIVKAEDFDSYLGPVNFKQVITREEMCMIIIRAVERLEGEQTFTDLTQVLQVVTDSEDFSFKYNKDIMKTYKLGIITGYPDHTFKPQGVLTRAEASTVVVRLIDPDTRPTFDYEEQYNEQHSGMESHLLGGANWVDPVAAGVRESAEEDWKLITSDLSYTPDQKDYEIGYTRKFRSEDSAIGALMYDENGPYAGHIEDFERLLQRRMPQDQVDIVMEYLEQKKGYLTYLEHDEAFFYLDNDRYLVRIDEVMLGEGTKYQAAIEVNFNIWYRDQNFIDTYEKNITQIMPYTDVVIYR, from the coding sequence ATGAATACGTTAAAAGGAACGGCTTATGTCTTGACATGTTTAATCATGTTGTCTTTTTTTACCCCCATTTATGGAGCAAGAAGTACGGATGTAAATACCAGTGACTGGTTTTATGATGCAGTTGAACGCTTGAGTGAAGATGACCGAGGGATTATTGTCGGTTATCCAGACGGAACCTTTCGCCCCCAGACGAAGTTGGCACGTGACCAGTTTATTACCATGGTGGTGCGTGCATTAGGAGAAGAACCAGGTAATAGCGAAGGTTACTGGGCACAGAACTATATCGATAAGGCAATGGAGCTTGGAATAGTTAAAGCAGAAGACTTTGACTCTTATTTGGGACCTGTGAACTTCAAACAAGTGATTACACGAGAAGAAATGTGTATGATTATTATACGTGCTGTAGAACGCCTAGAAGGGGAACAAACCTTCACCGACTTGACACAGGTGCTCCAAGTGGTCACAGACTCTGAAGATTTTTCTTTTAAATACAACAAAGATATTATGAAAACGTATAAACTAGGAATCATCACAGGTTATCCTGACCATACCTTTAAACCGCAAGGGGTGTTAACAAGGGCAGAAGCCAGTACAGTTGTAGTACGCTTAATTGACCCGGACACACGTCCTACATTTGATTATGAAGAACAGTACAACGAACAACACTCAGGCATGGAATCTCATCTATTAGGAGGCGCCAACTGGGTAGATCCTGTAGCAGCAGGAGTACGAGAAAGTGCAGAAGAAGATTGGAAGTTGATTACGAGCGATTTAAGCTATACACCTGATCAAAAAGATTATGAGATTGGATATACACGTAAGTTTAGATCTGAAGATAGTGCTATAGGAGCTCTTATGTATGATGAAAATGGACCTTATGCAGGGCACATAGAAGACTTTGAACGATTACTTCAACGACGAATGCCACAAGATCAAGTGGATATTGTCATGGAGTATTTGGAACAGAAAAAAGGCTATTTAACATATCTGGAACATGATGAAGCCTTCTTTTACCTAGATAATGATCGTTATTTGGTGAGAATAGATGAAGTTATGCTTGGAGAAGGTACAAAATATCAGGCAGCTATTGAAGTAAACTTTAACATCTGGTATCGGGATCAGAACTTTATTGATACCTATGAGAAGAATATTACCCAGATTATGCCTTATACCGATGTCGTCATTTATCGCTAG
- a CDS encoding S-layer homology domain-containing protein, with protein MNTLKGTAYVLTCLIMLSFFTPIYGASSTDVNTSDWFYDAVERLSEDDRGIIVGYPDGTFRPEMRLARDQFITMVVRALGEEPGNSEGYWAQNYIDKAMELGILKAEDFDSYLGPVNFKQVITREEMCMIIMRAVERLEGELVFTDLTQVLQVVTDSEDFSFKYNKDIMKTYKLGIITGYPDHTFKPQGMLTRAEASTVVVRLIDPDTRPTFDYEEQYNEQHSGMESHLLGGANWVDPVTAGVRESAEEDWKLITSDLSYTPDQKDYEIGYTRKFRSEDSAIGALMYDENGPYAGHIEDFERLLQRRMPQDQVDIVMKYLAQKKGYLTYLEHDEAFFYLDNDRYLVRVDEVKLYDGQRNVKAAVAVNFNIWYRDQNFIDTYEKNITQIMPYTDVVIYR; from the coding sequence ATGAATACGTTAAAAGGAACGGCTTATGTTTTGACATGTTTAATCATGTTGTCTTTTTTTACCCCCATTTATGGAGCAAGCAGTACGGATGTGAATACCAGCGACTGGTTTTATGATGCAGTTGAACGCTTAAGTGAAGATGACCGAGGGATTATTGTCGGTTATCCAGACGGAACCTTTCGTCCCGAGATGAGATTGGCACGTGATCAGTTTATTACCATGGTGGTGCGTGCACTAGGAGAAGAACCAGGTAATAGCGAGGGCTACTGGGCGCAGAACTATATCGATAAGGCAATGGAGCTTGGAATACTTAAAGCAGAAGACTTTGATTCTTATTTGGGACCTGTTAACTTCAAGCAAGTGATTACACGAGAAGAAATGTGTATGATTATTATGAGAGCTGTAGAACGTTTAGAAGGGGAACTGGTCTTCACCGACTTGACACAGGTGCTCCAAGTGGTCACAGACTCCGAAGATTTTTCTTTTAAATACAACAAAGATATTATGAAAACGTATAAGCTAGGAATCATCACAGGTTATCCTGACCATACCTTTAAACCGCAAGGGATGTTAACAAGGGCAGAAGCCAGTACAGTTGTAGTACGCTTAATTGACCCGGACACACGCCCTACATTTGATTATGAAGAACAGTACAACGAACAACACTCAGGCATGGAATCTCATCTTCTAGGAGGTGCCAACTGGGTAGATCCTGTGACAGCAGGAGTACGAGAAAGTGCAGAAGAAGATTGGAAGTTGATTACGAGTGATTTAAGTTATACACCTGATCAAAAAGATTATGAAATTGGATATACACGTAAGTTTAGATCTGAAGATAGTGCTATAGGAGCGCTTATGTATGATGAAAATGGACCCTATGCAGGGCACATAGAAGACTTTGAACGCCTACTTCAACGACGAATGCCACAAGACCAAGTGGATATTGTCATGAAGTACTTAGCACAGAAAAAAGGCTATTTAACATATCTAGAACATGATGAAGCGTTCTTTTACCTAGATAATGATAGATATTTAGTTCGAGTGGATGAAGTAAAGCTCTATGATGGTCAGCGTAATGTTAAAGCTGCTGTTGCGGTGAACTTTAACATCTGGTATAGGGATCAGAACTTTATTGATACCTATGAGAAGAATATTACCCAGATTATGCCTTATACTGATGTCGTCATTTATCGGTAG
- a CDS encoding 5'-methylthioadenosine/adenosylhomocysteine nucleosidase yields MEFIGIIGAMEEEVLALKNKMDVQEVRSIASLDFVIGFLNGKKAVVVRAGIGKVNAAVCTQILIDVFYVDAIINTGVAGALHNKLEIGDIVISKDAIEHDFDARNFGYEVGQIPRMDNSVFSSDSHLVKLAYDAGEALSSNVSIHIERIVSGDQFVASENKKEYLRDKFGAYCTEMEGAAIAHVCALNKVPCVIIRAISDKADSSADVNFNEFVKEAAANSCKMIEGMMKVL; encoded by the coding sequence ATGGAATTTATTGGAATTATTGGTGCAATGGAAGAAGAGGTGTTAGCACTAAAAAATAAAATGGATGTTCAAGAAGTCCGCTCAATAGCATCTCTGGATTTTGTGATTGGTTTCTTAAATGGAAAAAAAGCGGTGGTTGTTCGTGCTGGAATCGGAAAAGTTAATGCAGCAGTGTGTACACAAATATTAATTGATGTATTTTATGTGGATGCCATTATTAATACAGGAGTGGCAGGCGCGTTACATAATAAATTAGAAATTGGTGACATCGTTATATCAAAAGATGCAATAGAGCATGACTTTGATGCGCGTAACTTTGGATATGAAGTTGGACAGATTCCTCGAATGGATAACAGCGTGTTTTCATCAGACTCCCATTTAGTTAAACTGGCATATGATGCAGGTGAAGCATTAAGTTCAAATGTGAGCATTCACATTGAGCGTATAGTCAGTGGAGACCAGTTTGTTGCCAGCGAAAACAAAAAAGAGTATTTACGTGATAAGTTTGGTGCATACTGTACAGAGATGGAAGGTGCGGCAATTGCACATGTCTGCGCATTGAATAAAGTACCTTGTGTTATTATTCGTGCGATTTCGGACAAGGCAGATTCAAGTGCAGATGTTAACTTTAATGAGTTTGTAAAAGAGGCGGCAGCTAATTCGTGTAAGATGATTGAAGGTATGATGAAGGTGTTATAA
- a CDS encoding ABC transporter ATP-binding protein — protein sequence MLTITNFSKTYKGGKKAVDNLSLTVESGDILGFIGHNGAGKSTTIKSVVGILDFEEGEIKINDISIKEQPIKAKQMMAYIPDNPDLYEHLTGIQYLNFIADIFGVDSKERTLRIESYAEDFEIMKDLGDLIASYSHGMKQKVAIIAALIHRPKLLILDEPFVGLDPKAAITLKNAMRELCAQGSAVFFSTHVLEVAEKLCNKIAIIKSGHLMANGPTQELIKDSSLEALFMEVANEK from the coding sequence ATGTTAACGATTACGAATTTTTCAAAAACGTACAAAGGTGGAAAAAAAGCGGTAGATAATTTGTCTTTGACAGTTGAATCAGGTGATATTTTAGGATTTATCGGGCATAATGGTGCTGGAAAAAGTACAACGATTAAATCAGTAGTAGGCATCCTTGATTTTGAAGAAGGGGAAATTAAGATTAACGATATATCCATCAAGGAACAACCCATTAAAGCGAAACAGATGATGGCTTATATTCCGGATAATCCGGATTTATATGAACACCTTACGGGAATCCAGTATCTCAATTTTATTGCAGATATTTTTGGTGTGGATAGTAAGGAACGCACTTTGCGTATTGAAAGTTATGCAGAGGATTTTGAGATTATGAAGGATTTAGGAGATTTGATTGCGTCTTACTCCCACGGTATGAAACAAAAAGTTGCAATTATTGCAGCGTTAATTCATCGACCGAAGCTTCTTATCTTAGATGAGCCCTTTGTTGGTTTGGACCCCAAAGCGGCTATTACCCTAAAAAATGCTATGCGTGAGCTTTGTGCACAAGGAAGTGCAGTGTTTTTTTCTACTCACGTATTAGAAGTAGCAGAAAAACTATGCAATAAGATAGCCATTATCAAATCCGGGCATCTGATGGCAAACGGACCGACCCAGGAACTGATTAAAGACAGCTCCCTGGAAGCCCTCTTTATGGAGGTGGCCAATGAAAAATAA
- a CDS encoding helix-turn-helix domain-containing protein, translating to MKKASLDAYKLLMHPIRLRILQTCMLLKEVTTSQLAGELSDVSQATLYRHVKTLESAGFIQVVKENKIRGTVEKVYSIKEDHINDGESLETIIQILDIGLLNIMGTFHNYIKQEDADFKKDMYFMGTSTLMLSDDEMAQFTEKIGELINEMIRNKADGQRKPRRITFISSPCEEE from the coding sequence ATGAAAAAAGCATCACTGGATGCATATAAATTATTGATGCATCCAATACGACTTCGAATTTTACAGACATGTATGCTTTTAAAAGAAGTGACAACATCACAGCTTGCAGGAGAGCTTTCAGATGTATCTCAAGCAACCTTATATAGACATGTTAAAACACTTGAGAGTGCAGGCTTTATACAGGTAGTTAAAGAAAATAAAATTCGTGGAACAGTGGAAAAGGTATATAGTATAAAAGAAGACCACATTAATGATGGAGAAAGCCTTGAGACGATTATACAGATTTTAGATATAGGTTTACTCAATATTATGGGAACATTTCACAATTACATCAAACAAGAAGATGCTGATTTTAAAAAGGATATGTACTTTATGGGGACGTCAACATTGATGCTTTCAGATGACGAGATGGCTCAGTTTACGGAAAAAATTGGAGAGCTGATCAATGAGATGATTAGAAACAAGGCGGATGGTCAACGAAAACCTAGGAGGATAACATTTATTTCATCACCGTGTGAAGAAGAATAG